One window from the genome of Gadus macrocephalus chromosome 7, ASM3116895v1 encodes:
- the LOC132461729 gene encoding aquaporin-11-like — protein sequence MADLGVSIGLVACIVLFCEAMRRAAKRHCSEDYRIYLVEAVSTFQLCACTHELKLLAEMGSVELHIALTMSYTMTIVHISTFSGASCNPVSVLESLCRGTTSARGAAVLISGQFGAAIIAQFSAAAVWSLGLSDLHSRYGKLGYRCFDPMGGTLLQAAGVELACAFCLQATVMHLHKLNARLRIHAVAAVIISLCYTGGHISGTVFNAVLAFSIQFPCSGHTYPEYCFVYWLGPLLGMTSCIMLFEKIIPFLSGKSTIGKTTGTLSLSKKTL from the exons ATGGCTGATCTCGGGGTTTCCATAGGCCTGGTCGCATGCATAGTCCTCTTTTGTGAGGCGATGCGCAGGGCAGCCAAGCGACACTGCTCCGAGGATTACAGGATTTACCTGGTGGAAGCGGTGTCCACGTTTCAGCTGTGTGCATGCACCCATGAACTAAAACTCTTGGCCGAAATGGGCAGTGTAGAATTGCACATAGCCCTGACAATGTCATACACCATGACGATTGTGCACATTTCAACTTTTAGCGGAGCATCGTGCAACCCAGTCAGCGTTCTGGAAAGCCTATGCCGCGGGACGACCTCCGCGAGGGGCGCTGCTGTCCTCATATCCGGCCAGTTTGGAGCCGCGATCATCGCCCAATTCTCGGCAGCCGCCGTCTGGAGTCTGGGTCTGTCAGACCTCCACTCCAGGTACGGAAAGCTTGGCTACAGGTGTTTCGACCCCATGGGGGGAACTCTGTTGCAGGCCGCCGGGGTGGAGCTGGCGTGTGCGTTCTGCTTGCAAGCGACGGTCATGCACCTCCACAAGCTGAACGCCAGACTGAGGATTCACGCCGTCGCTGCTGTGATCATTTCGCTCTGCTACACAG GGGGTCACATATCAGGGACAGTTTTCAACGCCGTGCTAGCGTTCTCCATCCAGTTCCCCTGCAGTGGACACACCTACCCAGAGTACTGCTTTGTGTACTGGCTGGGCCCATTACTAG GCATGACAAGCTGCATAATGCTCTTTGAGAAAATCATACCGTTTCTCTCTGGGAAGAGCACCATTGGAAAGACAACAGGGACTTTGTCTCTCAGCAAGAAGACTCTGTAG